A segment of the Tsukamurella tyrosinosolvens genome:
TCTGGAGTTTGAGGTCGTATTGGTCGGACCAGAACCACGGCAGTGCGGCACGACCGGTTGTGTTGTCGCAGATTGTGGCCGCCGCGATTTTGGCGTGCTCGGTTGTTGCGGACACGCACTCGAGACGAACACGTCTCCCGTACCGCTCGATTCGGTGGTTGGCGCAGTCGCCGGCTGCGACGATGTCAGGATCGCTGCTACGAGCGCGGTCGTCGACGAGGATGCCGTTTTCGACGTCGATGCCCGCAGCTGCTGCGAGCTCCGTGTTCGGAATGACGCCGACGCCGACGATGACCAGGTCAGCGGCCAGCGTTTCTCCACCGGCGAGGACAACGCTGGCGACTCGTTTGTCGCCGCGGAACCCCTCGACGATTGCGTCGATCCGTACGTCGACACCCTTCTCGCGGTGAATTCGATCGAAGAATTCCGACACGACGGGCGCCGTGACACGTTCGAGTACGCGTCCTGCCGCCTCCAGGACGGTCACTTCGACACCCAGGGTTCGAAGCGAGGCCGCTGTCTCCAGGCCGATGTACCCGCCGCCGACAATGACGACCCGCGAACCCGGGACCGCGGCGGCGCGGATGGCCTCGACGTCGGTGGCGGTGCGCAGATAGTGCACGCCCGGCAGATCGGCCCCAGGGACGGGCAGTGCGCGAGCTCGAGCGCCGGTGCACAGGGCCAACTTCGAGTAGGACACCGCGTCGTTGTTGCCGAGAGTGACGGTTCGTTCGGCACGGTCGATCGAGGTTACGGTTCCGTCGACGAGCTGGATCCGTTGCTTGTCGTAGAACTGGTGGCTTCGGATCGCGACATCGTCGAGATGGCAATCGCCGGCCAGGTATGCCTTGGACAGCGGCGGCCGCTGATACGGCAGGCGGCCCTCGTCGCCGATCAGCAGGATGTCTCCAGCCCACTTCTCCTTGCGCAAATTGGCCGCCAGCTGTGCGCCGGCGTGGCTTGCGCCGACGATCACGACCCGATCAGTGCTCACGTCTCCTGCTTGGGAGTCAGACGGACCATCATCTTGCTGATCCCACGAACGAAGTTGGACTGCACGTACTCCGGATCACCGACCACCGCGATGTCGTCGAAGCGCTCGAGGAGTTCTTCCCAGAGAATGCGCAACTGCAATTCGGCCAGGCGGTTTCCCATGCAACGGTGCACGCCGAAACCGAACGCGATGTGGTTGCGAGCGTTGGACCGATCGATGATGAGCTCGTCCGGGCGGTCGAACACTCGCTCGTCGCGGTTGCCGGAGGCGTACCACATGACGACTTTGTCGCCTTTGCGGATGAACTGACCGTTGAGCATCACGTCCTTCTTGGCGACCCGGCGCATGTACGCCAGGGGGGTTTGCCACCGGATGATCTCCGACACCGCGTTGGGGATCAGGTCCGGATTGGCTTTGAGTTTCTCGAACTGGTCGGGATACTCGTTGAGAGCCAGCACTCCGCCGCTCATCGAGTTGCGGGTGGTGTCGTTGCCGCCGACGATCAGCAGCACGAGGTTCCCGAGGAACTCCATGGGGCTGTCGTCGAGAAGGTCTTTGGTGTCCTCGTTGCTCTGCAGCATGGTGATGAGGTCGAAACCAGGCTCCTCGCCTGCCGCGGTCCGCGCGGCCTTGTCTCGCCATAGCGCACTCAAGCCCTGTGCCATCGCGACCATCTCGCGGAAAACTTTGTCGTTGTCTGATGGTCCGCCGTTGGCCTGCTCCATCGACGTGGCCAGATCCGACCACTGGACGAGTTTGTGGCGCTGCTCGTAGGGGTAGTCGAGCAATGTCGCGAGCATCCGCGCGGTCAGTTCGACCGACACGGTCTGGACCCAGTCGAACGGTTCGTCGAGCGGTAGCTCGTCGAGGACTTCCCGGACGCGCGACCGGATGAGGCCCTCCATCTCGCGCAGGTTCTTCGGTGCGACGACTCCCTGGACGGCGGCGCGCTGCTTGTCGTGCCGCGGCGGGTCCATGGCGATGAACATCGCGATGTCCATGAAGCGGGGCGGCCGACCGATGATGATGAACGGTTCGGCGGAGAACGCGTCGTGGTTCTTGTCGACAGCGATGATGTCGGCATGTCGAGTGACCGACCAGAACGGCCCGAAGGGACTGCGGGGCTGGAAGTGAACGGGCGCCTCATTGCGCACACGCTCGAAGTAGGACCGCCACCTGCCCTGTCGGTAGAGGAATGGGTTGCTCAGATCGATGTCGGTGAGTTCGACTTCCTCGACAGGCGGGATGGGGGTCTCGGTGAAGATCTTTTTGCCGTCGGTTCGGGTGACGATCCGGCGGGCCTTGTCATAGACGTGGGCGCCACGGATTTGTAGATCGATCGGGATCATGGACTGCGCTTTGTCGGCGAGGGCAGTTGAGATGCTCATAGATGTTGCTCTTTCGCTTTAGACGTTCACAACTGGAACTCGGGAAGGCGAACGGTCAGACCGTCCCACTCGTTGTTGGCGG
Coding sequences within it:
- a CDS encoding NAD(P)/FAD-dependent oxidoreductase, with the protein product MSTDRVVIVGASHAGAQLAANLRKEKWAGDILLIGDEGRLPYQRPPLSKAYLAGDCHLDDVAIRSHQFYDKQRIQLVDGTVTSIDRAERTVTLGNNDAVSYSKLALCTGARARALPVPGADLPGVHYLRTATDVEAIRAAAVPGSRVVIVGGGYIGLETAASLRTLGVEVTVLEAAGRVLERVTAPVVSEFFDRIHREKGVDVRIDAIVEGFRGDKRVASVVLAGGETLAADLVIVGVGVIPNTELAAAAGIDVENGILVDDRARSSDPDIVAAGDCANHRIERYGRRVRLECVSATTEHAKIAAATICDNTTGRAALPWFWSDQYDLKLQIAGLNTGYDEVLVSGDPAHGRDFTCYYFSAGELIAADCVNRPADFVNAKRAIAQRAPIVRSALIGATP
- a CDS encoding cytochrome P450 encodes the protein MSISTALADKAQSMIPIDLQIRGAHVYDKARRIVTRTDGKKIFTETPIPPVEEVELTDIDLSNPFLYRQGRWRSYFERVRNEAPVHFQPRSPFGPFWSVTRHADIIAVDKNHDAFSAEPFIIIGRPPRFMDIAMFIAMDPPRHDKQRAAVQGVVAPKNLREMEGLIRSRVREVLDELPLDEPFDWVQTVSVELTARMLATLLDYPYEQRHKLVQWSDLATSMEQANGGPSDNDKVFREMVAMAQGLSALWRDKAARTAAGEEPGFDLITMLQSNEDTKDLLDDSPMEFLGNLVLLIVGGNDTTRNSMSGGVLALNEYPDQFEKLKANPDLIPNAVSEIIRWQTPLAYMRRVAKKDVMLNGQFIRKGDKVVMWYASGNRDERVFDRPDELIIDRSNARNHIAFGFGVHRCMGNRLAELQLRILWEELLERFDDIAVVGDPEYVQSNFVRGISKMMVRLTPKQET